Proteins found in one Solitalea lacus genomic segment:
- a CDS encoding STAS/SEC14 domain-containing protein — MINNITIPTDRQIWEGEIATYWFDGNILVSLSKSPKRTIENISNNVALVKQITGNKRAPLLIYLCDSPVPDKQTRKFSTEQLPTVYSAMAMVSKPGLARLIMNLLFSLKPPPIPMKSFTNDQEAKDWLMQFV; from the coding sequence ATGATTAATAATATAACAATACCAACAGACAGGCAAATTTGGGAAGGTGAGATCGCAACCTATTGGTTTGATGGTAATATTCTAGTTTCCTTATCAAAAAGTCCTAAACGAACTATAGAGAATATTTCAAACAATGTGGCGCTGGTAAAACAAATTACTGGCAATAAAAGAGCTCCACTATTGATTTACTTGTGCGACTCGCCGGTGCCAGATAAACAAACTCGCAAGTTTTCCACTGAACAATTGCCAACAGTATATTCTGCAATGGCTATGGTATCTAAACCGGGCTTGGCCCGGTTGATTATGAATTTATTATTCAGCCTGAAACCACCTCCGATTCCAATGAAAAGTTTTACCAACGATCAGGAAGCTAAAGATTGGTTAATGCAATTTGTTTAA
- a CDS encoding Lrp/AsnC family transcriptional regulator produces MFDLDDIDLKILSIKQENACTSNADLAKQLGMAPSAMLERVRKLEKRGIIVSYTTKINPIALNQRLLAFIFIKTSSAPNNCHQDAKLSMLPGIQEVHHIAGDDCYLIKIRTEDSQALVKWMREELGQVQGILSTRTTIVLETLKETTQLTIPLSNNENAQQHTT; encoded by the coding sequence ATGTTTGACCTGGATGACATTGACCTCAAAATCTTATCTATTAAGCAAGAGAATGCCTGCACTTCAAACGCTGACTTAGCAAAACAGTTGGGCATGGCTCCCTCTGCAATGCTTGAACGTGTTCGCAAACTTGAAAAGCGAGGAATCATTGTTTCTTACACCACTAAGATTAATCCGATAGCATTAAATCAACGATTGCTAGCTTTTATTTTCATAAAGACCAGTTCTGCACCAAATAATTGCCATCAGGACGCTAAGCTTAGTATGTTGCCGGGTATTCAAGAGGTACATCACATTGCCGGTGATGATTGTTATTTGATAAAAATACGAACAGAAGACTCTCAAGCTTTGGTAAAATGGATGCGTGAGGAACTGGGGCAAGTACAAGGCATTTTATCAACTCGTACCACCATTGTACTTGAAACACTAAAGGAAACTACACAACTAACAATACCACTTTCGAACAATGAAAACGCTCAACAACACACTACGTGA
- a CDS encoding EamA family transporter has protein sequence MKTLNNTLREPSKIAIILAFTSIYLIWGSTYLGIMVAIQSIPPMILGGLRFLIAGVLLLGWCLYNKEKLPSKSTIIKSSISGLLLLLWGNGAVIWAEQYIASSITAIIVAGAPLWMALLDKREWKHSFSSLAIISGLLIGFSGVVILVTAGKETTHFSLSDSKQFLGLLVLLSGSIAWVGGSLFTKYSPTEGSTLMKVSIQMLVACVAFFLVAAIRGEYQTYHWQQTTTKSWLALGYLITFGSLIGYLSYVWLLSVRSPAQVGTYAYVNPSVAVLLGWLMLNEPISLQQALSLGVILIGVMLVNKGNSKKAKAAALTPPKSSLNEQPKPLEKTLVLVDKQV, from the coding sequence ATGAAAACGCTCAACAACACACTACGTGAACCTTCTAAAATTGCTATTATTTTAGCATTTACTTCCATTTACCTCATTTGGGGCTCAACCTATTTAGGTATAATGGTAGCCATACAAAGTATTCCTCCAATGATATTGGGAGGCCTTCGCTTCTTAATTGCAGGTGTTTTGTTACTAGGCTGGTGTTTGTACAATAAAGAAAAGCTACCTTCCAAAAGCACTATAATTAAAAGCAGTATATCTGGTTTATTACTCTTATTATGGGGTAATGGTGCTGTAATTTGGGCCGAACAATACATAGCCAGCAGCATTACAGCAATTATTGTAGCCGGTGCACCACTTTGGATGGCCCTACTTGATAAACGGGAATGGAAACATTCTTTTTCTAGCCTTGCTATTATTTCGGGCTTATTGATCGGTTTCTCAGGAGTGGTGATTTTGGTAACCGCGGGTAAAGAAACAACACATTTCTCGCTTTCAGACTCCAAACAATTTCTTGGATTATTAGTATTACTTAGCGGTTCTATTGCTTGGGTCGGCGGTTCATTATTCACAAAATACTCGCCAACGGAAGGCTCTACCCTAATGAAAGTGAGTATACAAATGCTTGTTGCATGTGTTGCCTTCTTCTTGGTTGCTGCAATTCGTGGTGAATATCAAACCTACCACTGGCAACAAACCACTACAAAATCATGGCTGGCCCTAGGTTATCTTATCACCTTTGGCTCTTTGATAGGCTACTTGTCATATGTATGGCTACTATCAGTTCGCTCACCTGCACAAGTTGGCACCTATGCCTATGTGAACCCTTCAGTAGCTGTTTTATTGGGATGGTTAATGCTAAACGAACCCATTTCATTGCAACAGGCGCTTTCATTAGGCGTTATTTTAATTGGGGTAATGCTGGTAAACAAGGGGAATAGCAAAAAGGCAAAAGCCGCGGCTTTAACTCCTCCCAAAAGTTCGTTAAATGAACAACCTAAGCCCTTAGAAAAGACATTGGTTTTAGTTGATAAACAAGTATAA
- a CDS encoding M1 family metallopeptidase — translation MIIGNEQIADFNDPKKVVRSNTNLIVFPAKAILSKAEQTIVIKWNYPINIGSQIRTGAVDESSFFIAYSFPRIAVYDDINGWDTWSYKGTQEFYNDFGDFEVEINVPQNNVVWATGELQNAAENLSGVVLDKLKQAKSTHNNIHIIDSTDYRKNNVFAANPTGNWRFKALNVTDFAFALSDHYLWDASSVLVDSVTGRRSMVHTAYNKTHRDYFEVQEIANKSVELMSHVYPKVPFPYPQITIIDGTDQMEYPMMVNDNPTHSRKDAVQLTTHEIFHTYFPFYMGINETQYAWMDEGWATIGESVLSPIMGEPEDDGIYSRVRYERISGTDEDMPLIVNTKSYDGFAYVTNSYGKSALCYHILQDMLGDKLFFKALHQYMNDWNGKHPIPYDFFYSFNAAAGKNLNWFWKAWFFDWVYPDLAIKKVADIKGESVITIENKGGLPVPIYLTITLENGKEVQKYYSAEVWANNDKEFLVKDKFGSKITKVVLVDIYTPDKFRQNNQWVVELDK, via the coding sequence ATGATAATTGGTAATGAACAGATTGCTGATTTTAATGACCCGAAGAAAGTTGTGCGAAGCAATACCAATCTTATAGTTTTTCCAGCAAAGGCAATTCTGTCTAAAGCAGAGCAAACAATTGTTATAAAATGGAATTATCCCATAAATATCGGATCTCAAATCCGTACGGGAGCAGTTGATGAAAGTTCTTTTTTTATTGCTTATTCATTTCCGAGAATTGCGGTTTATGACGATATAAATGGATGGGATACATGGAGTTATAAAGGAACGCAGGAGTTTTATAACGATTTCGGTGATTTTGAAGTGGAGATTAATGTGCCCCAAAATAATGTGGTATGGGCCACTGGAGAACTTCAAAATGCTGCCGAGAATTTGAGTGGTGTTGTTCTGGATAAATTAAAACAAGCAAAATCTACACACAATAACATTCATATCATTGATTCAACTGACTACAGAAAGAATAATGTGTTTGCAGCCAATCCTACAGGTAACTGGAGATTTAAAGCCTTAAACGTAACCGATTTTGCCTTTGCTTTAAGTGATCATTATTTATGGGATGCAAGCAGTGTATTGGTTGATTCCGTTACCGGTCGAAGAAGTATGGTTCATACAGCCTATAATAAAACTCATCGTGATTATTTTGAGGTGCAGGAGATAGCCAATAAATCAGTTGAGCTGATGAGTCATGTGTATCCTAAAGTTCCGTTTCCATACCCGCAAATCACCATAATAGATGGAACCGATCAAATGGAATACCCTATGATGGTAAACGACAACCCTACGCATAGTAGAAAAGATGCAGTTCAATTAACCACCCATGAGATTTTTCATACTTATTTTCCATTTTATATGGGAATAAACGAAACACAATATGCATGGATGGACGAAGGTTGGGCTACTATTGGCGAGTCAGTATTGTCTCCAATAATGGGAGAACCAGAAGATGACGGGATTTACAGTCGTGTTCGTTACGAAAGGATTTCTGGAACCGATGAAGATATGCCGCTTATAGTAAATACCAAGAGCTATGATGGATTTGCTTATGTTACAAATTCCTATGGGAAATCAGCCTTGTGTTATCATATCTTACAGGATATGTTGGGTGATAAACTGTTTTTTAAAGCTTTGCATCAATATATGAATGATTGGAATGGAAAACATCCGATTCCCTATGATTTTTTCTACAGTTTTAACGCAGCTGCAGGTAAAAACTTGAACTGGTTTTGGAAAGCATGGTTTTTTGATTGGGTTTATCCGGATTTAGCGATTAAGAAAGTAGCAGATATAAAAGGTGAATCTGTTATAACCATTGAAAATAAAGGAGGTTTGCCAGTTCCAATTTATCTGACAATTACTCTTGAAAACGGTAAAGAAGTACAAAAATATTATAGCGCCGAAGTTTGGGCAAATAACGACAAAGAGTTTCTGGTAAAAGATAAATTTGGTTCCAAAATTACGAAGGTAGTTTTGGTAGATATTTATACGCCTGATAAATTCAGGCAAAACAATCAGTGGGTAGTGGAACTTGATAAGTAA
- a CDS encoding helix-turn-helix domain-containing protein, whose product MKIGQTIHSIKLGEVELDGTPSIHEIDRIKSTLQNNGFELLEDKQSKLIELIKNLIIELVHDKNGINLNINISDYLSSTLNTDYSYLSNLFSSYEGITIEKYLILQRIERVKELLFYDEFTLSEIANLLGYSSVAHLSAQFKKTIGLTPSEFKKLKNPMRKTLDNVG is encoded by the coding sequence ATGAAAATAGGACAAACGATCCATTCTATTAAACTGGGTGAAGTTGAACTTGATGGCACTCCCTCAATCCATGAAATAGACAGAATTAAGTCTACCTTGCAAAATAATGGATTCGAGTTGCTGGAAGATAAACAAAGTAAGCTGATTGAGTTAATTAAAAACCTGATTATTGAGTTGGTGCATGATAAAAATGGAATAAACCTCAATATCAATATTTCAGATTATCTTTCTTCTACCTTAAACACAGATTACAGCTACCTGAGTAACCTGTTTTCCTCTTACGAAGGAATTACCATTGAGAAGTATCTCATTTTACAACGAATTGAACGTGTGAAAGAATTATTATTTTATGATGAGTTCACCTTAAGCGAAATAGCCAATTTATTAGGTTATAGCAGTGTGGCTCACCTATCGGCGCAATTCAAAAAAACTATTGGCTTAACCCCTTCAGAATTTAAAAAACTTAAGAATCCGATGCGCAAAACGCTGGATAATGTGGGTTAG
- a CDS encoding heavy metal translocating P-type ATPase: MQTIETIAPLRKGNLIKQTFPVEGMSCASCAVSIESMLSHEAGVVSASVNLATNSVAIEFDSKQTSPEQLKKTVQSIGYDLLITENAKEAQAGLQEVKYRQLKTNSLWAGILTLPVVIIGMFFMHWQPGNWIMMVLTGIVLFVFGKQFFVNAIKQAKNRSANMDTLVALSSGIAFLFSSINTIFPHLLHKAGMHTLIYFESAAVVVTFILLGRLLEERSKSKTSSAIKKLMGLQAKTVTIEENGIERELTIEEVHPNQIIIVKPGQKIAVDGTVISGSSYVNESMITGESVPVEKTKGSKVFAGTINQQGAFKFRSEKIGRETLLGQIIRHVEETMGSKAPVQKLVDKIAGIFVPIVILIALASFTAWMVLGVHDPWYHAITAFVAVLAIACPCALGLATPTALMVGVGKGAESGILVKDAESLEVARKVNTIVLDKTGTITRGTPQVTDMVWLNKNAENQYAPYVLGIEQRSEHPLALAVVNYLKESSTNTIEPDEFINITGRGVKAIFNSTKVLIGNKPLMEENSFSFSEEIKQLAHQWQRQAKTVIYVGIDNLVVAIIAIADSIKEGSKEAITELQKSGIEVYILTGDNAETAQAVARETGVKHVHSGLLPADKALFIKQLQAKGKIVAMVGDGINDSPALAQADLSIAMGKGADIAMDVAKMTLISSDLRQIVKALHLSDFTVRTIRQNLFWAFIYNLIGIPLAAGLFYPVFGWQLDPMFAGAAMALSSVSVVTNSLRLRSKKI, translated from the coding sequence ATGCAGACTATAGAAACCATAGCACCTTTGAGAAAAGGGAATTTGATAAAACAAACATTTCCAGTTGAGGGAATGAGTTGCGCGTCATGTGCTGTAAGCATAGAAAGTATGCTTTCACATGAAGCCGGAGTAGTAAGCGCAAGCGTAAACTTGGCCACCAATTCAGTAGCGATTGAGTTTGATTCTAAACAAACTTCTCCGGAACAGCTTAAAAAGACAGTTCAGTCCATTGGCTACGATCTGCTTATTACTGAAAACGCTAAGGAAGCACAAGCTGGGCTGCAAGAAGTAAAATACAGACAGCTAAAAACAAACTCACTTTGGGCTGGCATTTTAACGCTTCCCGTAGTTATTATAGGCATGTTCTTTATGCACTGGCAACCGGGCAACTGGATTATGATGGTATTAACGGGCATTGTATTGTTTGTTTTTGGTAAGCAGTTCTTTGTAAATGCCATTAAACAAGCAAAAAACAGGTCTGCCAACATGGATACATTAGTGGCATTAAGCAGTGGTATTGCTTTCTTATTTAGTTCCATTAACACCATTTTTCCGCATCTATTGCACAAAGCAGGAATGCATACCCTGATATATTTTGAATCGGCGGCGGTAGTGGTAACCTTTATTCTATTAGGCAGATTACTGGAAGAGCGCTCAAAATCAAAAACTTCTTCGGCTATAAAAAAACTAATGGGCCTTCAAGCAAAAACCGTAACTATTGAAGAAAACGGCATTGAGCGTGAATTAACAATTGAAGAAGTCCATCCCAATCAGATCATTATTGTTAAACCCGGACAAAAAATTGCTGTTGACGGAACTGTAATTTCAGGTTCATCATATGTAAATGAAAGCATGATAACCGGAGAGTCGGTTCCTGTTGAAAAAACCAAAGGCAGTAAGGTATTTGCCGGAACAATAAATCAACAAGGAGCATTTAAGTTCAGATCAGAAAAAATAGGACGTGAAACCTTATTGGGACAAATAATCAGGCATGTTGAGGAAACTATGGGCAGTAAAGCGCCTGTACAAAAACTGGTTGATAAAATTGCCGGCATTTTTGTTCCCATTGTGATATTAATTGCCCTGGCTTCATTTACAGCCTGGATGGTTTTGGGTGTTCATGATCCTTGGTATCATGCTATAACCGCATTTGTTGCAGTATTGGCGATTGCATGCCCTTGTGCATTAGGATTAGCCACTCCCACCGCTTTAATGGTAGGCGTAGGCAAAGGAGCCGAAAGCGGTATTTTAGTTAAAGATGCTGAAAGCTTAGAAGTCGCCCGAAAAGTCAATACTATAGTTCTCGATAAGACTGGCACTATTACTCGTGGTACTCCACAGGTAACCGATATGGTTTGGCTTAACAAAAATGCAGAAAATCAGTATGCACCTTATGTTTTAGGTATTGAACAACGGTCAGAACACCCGTTAGCTCTGGCAGTTGTCAATTATTTAAAGGAATCAAGCACCAATACTATTGAACCCGACGAGTTTATCAATATTACAGGCAGAGGAGTGAAAGCCATTTTTAATTCTACTAAAGTTTTGATTGGAAATAAACCTTTAATGGAGGAAAACAGCTTTTCATTTTCTGAAGAAATTAAACAACTAGCGCATCAATGGCAACGACAAGCCAAAACAGTAATTTACGTCGGAATAGATAACCTGGTTGTGGCAATAATTGCAATTGCCGACAGCATAAAAGAGGGCTCTAAGGAGGCTATCACTGAATTACAAAAATCAGGCATTGAAGTATACATACTTACCGGCGACAATGCTGAAACAGCACAAGCTGTTGCAAGGGAAACAGGAGTCAAACATGTTCATTCTGGACTACTACCTGCTGATAAAGCCTTGTTCATAAAACAGTTACAAGCTAAAGGAAAAATTGTAGCAATGGTGGGTGATGGAATTAATGATTCACCAGCCTTAGCTCAAGCAGATTTAAGTATTGCCATGGGTAAAGGAGCTGATATTGCCATGGATGTAGCTAAAATGACATTAATTTCTTCAGACTTAAGACAAATTGTGAAGGCACTTCATCTTTCTGACTTTACCGTGAGAACGATACGTCAAAATCTTTTCTGGGCATTTATTTACAATCTCATTGGTATTCCATTGGCTGCTGGATTGTTTTATCCAGTCTTTGGTTGGCAACTGGATCCAATGTTTGCAGGTGCGGCTATGGCTTTGAGTTCGGTTTCAGTAGTAACAAATAGTTTGCGCCTGCGCAGCAAGAAAATTTAA
- a CDS encoding heavy-metal-associated domain-containing protein translates to METLKFKTNIKCTGCISTVTPELNGLKEVKHWKVDLNSPDKVLTIEGENLNSELVEGALKAVGYKAEAI, encoded by the coding sequence ATGGAAACATTAAAATTTAAAACAAATATCAAGTGTACAGGTTGTATCTCAACGGTAACTCCAGAGTTGAACGGACTAAAAGAAGTAAAACATTGGAAAGTTGACTTAAACAGTCCGGATAAAGTGCTTACTATTGAAGGTGAAAACCTTAATTCAGAATTAGTTGAGGGTGCCCTAAAAGCAGTTGGATATAAAGCTGAAGCAATTTAA
- a CDS encoding HYC_CC_PP family protein, whose translation MAKRLLLLCFTFFFLLMYAGIPVYAHYCGKMLTSTDFQSKKCCCGNSEKPMKGCCKDEAKLIKVENDFLKSQHKYKAPALSVQFALCYVVTSLTALADVDQQSVYFNSSPPELPVERFILHQNFRI comes from the coding sequence ATGGCTAAACGTTTGCTTCTATTGTGTTTTACCTTTTTCTTCTTGTTGATGTATGCAGGGATACCGGTTTATGCGCATTATTGTGGCAAAATGCTAACTTCTACTGATTTCCAATCAAAAAAATGCTGCTGCGGCAATTCAGAAAAACCTATGAAAGGTTGCTGCAAAGACGAAGCAAAGCTGATTAAGGTTGAAAACGATTTCCTTAAAAGTCAGCATAAGTATAAAGCTCCTGCATTAAGTGTACAATTTGCACTTTGTTATGTAGTTACCTCTTTAACTGCTTTAGCTGATGTTGATCAGCAATCGGTTTATTTCAACTCTTCTCCGCCTGAACTTCCCGTAGAGCGGTTTATCTTACATCAAAATTTCAGGATTTAA
- a CDS encoding efflux RND transporter permease subunit — translation MVRKLIQIALQNRLVVLLIAGCLFAWGIFSLEQNPIDAIPDLSENQVIVFTEWMGRSPQVIEDQITYPLVSNLQGVPKIKNIRGSSMFGMSFVYVIFEDNVDIYWARTRVLERLNYAQRLLPQGVTPTLGPDGTGVGHILWYHLDAPKMDLGEQRALQDWYIKFALQTVSGVAEIASFGGFEKQYQLVIDPVKLQFYNVSLMDVMNKVKANNNDVGGRKFEMSNMAYIIRSLGYIKSKEDVENIAVGNYNGIPVRVKDVGSIQMGGDLRLGIFDQNGEGEVVGGIVVMRYNENAEKVITAVKEKMKEVEKGLPEGVKFKISYDRSTLIEEAIESVKGTLIEEMIAVSIVVIIFLFNWRSAVVILIQLPISVAVGFILLQAFDISSNIMSLTGIALAIGVVVDDGIVMVENSYRHISEAQLKNKA, via the coding sequence ATGGTTCGTAAATTAATTCAAATTGCTTTGCAAAACAGGTTGGTGGTACTGCTTATTGCAGGCTGCCTATTTGCCTGGGGCATTTTCTCATTAGAACAAAACCCCATAGATGCCATCCCTGACTTAAGTGAAAACCAGGTAATTGTTTTTACTGAATGGATGGGCAGAAGTCCTCAGGTTATTGAAGACCAAATAACATATCCTTTAGTTAGTAATCTGCAAGGTGTCCCCAAAATTAAGAACATCCGTGGTTCTTCCATGTTTGGGATGAGTTTTGTGTACGTGATTTTTGAAGATAATGTAGATATCTACTGGGCAAGAACCAGAGTATTGGAACGATTGAACTATGCACAGCGCTTGTTGCCGCAAGGAGTTACTCCAACACTCGGGCCAGATGGAACCGGCGTGGGCCATATCCTTTGGTATCATTTGGATGCACCAAAAATGGATTTAGGCGAACAACGGGCCTTGCAGGATTGGTATATAAAATTCGCTTTGCAAACTGTGTCAGGAGTGGCTGAAATTGCCTCTTTTGGTGGTTTTGAAAAGCAGTATCAACTGGTTATTGATCCTGTAAAATTGCAGTTCTACAATGTTTCTTTGATGGACGTGATGAACAAGGTAAAAGCGAATAATAATGATGTGGGGGGAAGGAAATTTGAGATGAGCAATATGGCATACATCATTCGCAGTTTAGGTTACATTAAAAGCAAGGAGGATGTAGAAAATATTGCTGTAGGTAATTACAATGGCATTCCGGTGCGTGTAAAAGATGTGGGGAGTATTCAAATGGGAGGAGACCTTCGCCTCGGCATTTTCGACCAAAACGGTGAAGGAGAAGTGGTTGGGGGTATTGTAGTAATGCGTTATAATGAAAACGCAGAGAAAGTAATTACTGCCGTAAAAGAGAAAATGAAAGAAGTGGAAAAGGGATTACCGGAAGGCGTGAAATTTAAAATTTCATATGACAGAAGTACCCTGATCGAAGAAGCGATTGAATCGGTTAAAGGTACGCTGATTGAAGAAATGATAGCAGTTTCCATTGTGGTCATTATTTTCCTATTTAATTGGCGAAGCGCAGTTGTCATCCTTATACAATTACCAATCTCTGTTGCCGTTGGTTTCATTTTGCTGCAAGCATTTGACATTTCCTCCAATATCATGTCACTCACAGGAATTGCCTTGGCCATCGGTGTGGTGGTAGATGATGGTATTGTGATGGTAGAAAATTCGTACCGGCATATTTCCGAAGCGCAGTTAAAAAATAAAGCCTGA
- a CDS encoding efflux RND transporter permease subunit, whose protein sequence is MNLFKRDKDPLTMEERLDIIIKSSKQVGPGVFYSTIIVITSFLPVFLLTGMEGKLFHPLAWTKTYILLVDAFLAITLTPVLISFLLKGRLQPEDKNPITKGLEKIYTPILKWCLEWRKTVIGINLVALAVGVVMLLRLGSEFMPPLDEGSLLFMPVTLPDVSNSEAKRLLQLQDKLIKSVPEVSHVLGKAGRANTATDNSPISMIETIILLKPKSEWREGLTKNDIINELNSKLQIPGVTNGWTQPIINRINMLSTGVRTDVGLKVYGQNLDTINSFTQRIKKEMEDIDGIKDLYVEPITGGKYIDIVIKREEIGRYGLSVDDVNAVVESALGGMKLTTTIEGRQRFSVNARYGQDFRNNIQALKRLQVQTMNFGPIPLEAVADVKISEGPPMISSENAMLRGTVLFNVRERDLGSTVTEAQRKLNQMITKLPKGYFLEWSGQWENQIRANKTLKLIMPVVLVIIFMVLYFTYHSFKESIITMITVPFALIGGVFMVYFYEVNLSVAVAVGFIALFGMAIETAMLMTIYLNEAMNKMVTDHGNSRATINPSLLRKYVIEGAAKRLRPKLMTVSVSMFGLFPILWSTGVGSDVMRPITIPLIGGTISSVIYVLFVTPIVFEMMKEFELKRKGKIDLVDVKE, encoded by the coding sequence ATGAATTTGTTTAAACGAGATAAAGATCCATTAACAATGGAGGAAAGACTTGATATCATAATAAAGTCCTCTAAACAGGTTGGACCAGGTGTGTTTTATTCAACCATTATTGTGATAACTTCTTTCCTTCCTGTTTTTTTACTTACAGGAATGGAAGGAAAGCTGTTTCATCCTTTGGCCTGGACCAAAACCTACATCTTATTAGTAGATGCATTTTTAGCCATAACGCTAACCCCTGTTCTGATTTCCTTTTTGTTAAAAGGAAGATTACAACCCGAAGATAAAAATCCCATAACTAAAGGCCTGGAAAAAATATATACTCCCATTTTGAAATGGTGCCTTGAATGGAGAAAAACTGTTATTGGCATTAATCTAGTGGCTTTAGCCGTTGGCGTGGTAATGCTCTTGCGATTGGGTTCAGAATTCATGCCCCCTTTGGATGAAGGCTCACTGCTATTTATGCCGGTAACATTGCCTGACGTCTCAAACTCGGAAGCTAAACGCCTCTTGCAGTTACAAGATAAATTAATTAAGTCGGTGCCTGAAGTATCACACGTACTGGGCAAAGCCGGTAGAGCTAATACTGCTACCGACAACTCCCCTATCAGCATGATTGAGACAATTATTTTGCTCAAACCTAAATCTGAGTGGCGAGAAGGACTTACCAAGAACGACATAATCAATGAGCTTAACTCTAAATTACAGATTCCGGGGGTTACCAACGGCTGGACTCAACCCATTATCAATCGCATTAACATGCTTTCCACCGGTGTGCGCACTGATGTTGGCTTGAAAGTTTATGGCCAAAACCTCGACACGATCAATTCTTTCACCCAAAGGATAAAGAAGGAAATGGAAGATATAGATGGCATAAAAGACCTGTATGTGGAACCCATTACCGGTGGAAAATACATTGATATAGTAATAAAACGGGAAGAAATTGGTCGTTATGGTTTAAGTGTTGACGATGTGAATGCCGTAGTAGAAAGCGCATTAGGAGGCATGAAGCTCACCACTACCATTGAAGGTCGTCAACGGTTTTCGGTAAATGCGCGGTATGGACAAGACTTTAGAAACAACATCCAAGCCTTGAAGCGCCTTCAGGTACAAACGATGAACTTCGGCCCTATTCCCCTTGAAGCTGTTGCGGATGTAAAAATCTCTGAAGGCCCACCAATGATCAGCTCCGAAAATGCAATGCTTCGGGGCACGGTTCTATTCAACGTACGTGAACGCGATTTGGGCAGTACCGTCACAGAAGCTCAACGTAAATTGAACCAAATGATTACCAAGTTACCCAAAGGATATTTCCTGGAATGGAGTGGACAATGGGAAAATCAAATAAGAGCCAACAAAACATTGAAGCTAATTATGCCAGTCGTACTTGTTATCATTTTCATGGTGCTTTACTTCACCTATCACTCATTTAAAGAATCGATTATTACCATGATCACTGTTCCCTTTGCATTGATTGGTGGCGTATTTATGGTGTATTTTTATGAGGTAAATTTATCAGTGGCAGTAGCCGTTGGATTTATTGCACTCTTTGGAATGGCCATCGAAACAGCCATGTTAATGACAATTTATCTAAATGAAGCCATGAATAAAATGGTTACTGACCACGGTAATTCCAGAGCAACCATTAACCCTTCCCTTTTACGGAAATACGTGATTGAGGGTGCAGCTAAACGTTTGCGCCCCAAGTTGATGACGGTATCGGTATCAATGTTTGGTTTGTTTCCAATATTATGGTCTACAGGCGTGGGTAGCGACGTAATGAGACCCATTACCATTCCCCTTATTGGCGGAACCATATCTTCTGTAATCTACGTGCTATTTGTAACTCCCATTGTGTTTGAAATGATGAAAGAGTTTGAACTCAAAAGAAAAGGTAAAATTGATTTGGTAGATGTTAAAGAATAA